Within Pseudomonas alloputida, the genomic segment AAATCATGGGCTGCATCGCCCCGCTCGGCCCGGTCTACCAGGCCGGCACCCTGTCGGGCAACCCGCTGGCCATGGCCGCCGGCCTGACCACCCTCAAGCTGATCAGCCGCCCAGGCTTCCACGCCGAGCTGACCGACTACACCAGCCGCATGCTTGACGGCCTGCAGCAACGCGCCGATGCCGCTGGCGTGCCATTCGTCACCACCCAGGCCGGTGCCATGTTCGGCCTGTACTTCAGCGGCGCCGACGATATCGTCACCTTCGAAGACGTGATGGCCAGCGATGCCGAGCGCTTCAAGCGCTTCTTCCACCTGATGCTCGACGGTGGCGTGTACCTGGCACCGAGCGCATTCGAAGCGGGCTTCACCTCCATCGCCCATGGCGACAAGGAGCTGCAGATCACCCTGGATGCGGCTGAGAAAGCCTTTGCTGCCCTGAAGTGATGGCCAGCCTGTACCGGCCTCTTCGTGAGCCAACCCACTCCTACACTCAAGAAAGCGACACCCCCTTGTAGGAGCGGGTTCACCCGCGAAGAGGCCGGCACAGGCAATAAATACGCACACACAATCAGCTGACTTCCCCAACCAAGCAGAAATTCGAGTAAAACTTTGTAAGGTTGGCGCTGCTTATCCCATAATGTGCCACCAGAGACATTGGCCGCAGCTTTGCAGAGGTAAGTCGATCCCCATGAACCGCACCGGCCGCGCCCTGACCCTGGGCTGCCTGTTGCTTCTTCAGCCCCTGCTGGCCCTGGCGGAGGGCGGTAACTCGTTGCTGATTCCGGCGACGGGCCACTGCACCTTGAACGTTCAGCCTGAAGACCTGGCAAACGCCCTCAAGGCCTGCGAGCAGACGGCGACTGCGGGGGATGCCCAGGCGCAATTCGAACTGGGCGAGTATTACTACACGCAAACGCCAAAAAACCTGGGCAAAGCCCTGGACTGGTTCCAGAAGGCATCGCTGCAAGGCCAAGCCGACGCCCAATACCGTCTGGGTGCCATGTTCTTCCATGGCGAAGGGGTCAAGGCCAACAACGTGCAGGCCTACATCCTGCTGAAAATGGCTGCGGTCAATGGCGCCGAAGATGCGCTGGACATGGCCGACGAAGTGACCGAGCAAATGCCCCGCGACGAACTGGAGCATGCCACCCAGGTGCTCGGCCAGATTTTCCGCAAGTACCTGCTCGAACTGCAGAACGCCGAAGGGCGCACGCCGTTCTCGCCGCTTCCCTGAAGGTCACTTTTCCGGCATTGGCATCGGGAACGGCATCACATTGCCGCCGCCCTTGGCCTCGCTGATCTTCGCCGTGCCCAGGCGCTCCACCTCATCGATGCGCACAATCGAGTGCATCGGCACGAAACTGCGGACCACTCCGTCGAACTGGCTCTTGAGCTTCTCCTCACTCGGGTCCACTACCAGTTGCGAGCGCTCGCCGAACACGAACTCCTCGATTTCCAGAAAGCCCCACAGGTCACTCTGGTAGATCTGCTTGGCGTACATCTCGAAGACCTGACCCTGGTTCAGGAAGATCACTTTATAGATGGCGGGTTCGCGTTTGCTCATGTTCGGCCAGATAACACATGCGTAAGAAAAGGTGGGCATGATACCTGTTCTGGCCTGTTCACGGGTGGACCCACGCCCACAGGATCCCCACCGCCCTTGCCGGAGCGGGTTGACCCGCGGGGAGGCCAGAACAGCCTGTACATACCGTTGAACGTTTCAGTGCTTTCGCCACTGCCATTCAAGGGTTATTCTTGAGTTCAACTCCATCGCCGTCGAGCGGCTAAAAACGACCTTGAACGCACCCATAGAACCCCATCGTTTCATCCTCGAACCCTTCGAGGCCCACCGTTTCGCCAACTTGTGCGGCCAGTTCGACGAGCACCTGCGCCTGATCGAACAGCGCCTGGCCATCGAGATCCGCAACCGCGGCAATCAGTTCGAACTGATCGGCGAACCCAGGACCACCTCCGCTGCAGAACAGCTGCTGCGCCGTCTCTATCGCGAGACCAAGGCCACCGACCTGTCACCGGAAACCGTGCACCTGTACCTGCAGGAGTCGGCTGTCGAGAACATCGACAACCCGGCCGTCAACGAGGTCAGCGTGTCGCTGCGCACGCGCAAGGGCAATATCCGCCCGCGCGGGCTCAACCAGCAGCGCTACGTCAAGGAAATCCTGGCCAACGACATCAATTTCGGCATCGGCCCGGCCGGTACCGGCAAGACCTACCTGGCCGTAGCCTGCGCCGTGGACGCGCTGGAACGCGAACAGGTGCGCCGCATCCTGCTGGTGCGCCCGGCGGTCGAGGCGGGTGAGAAGCTCGGTTTCCTGCCCGGCGACCTGGCACAGAAAATCGACCCGTACCTGCGCCCGCTGTACGACGCCCTGTACGAAATGCTTGGCTTCGAACACGTGGCCAAGCTGATCGAACGCCAGGTGATCGAAATCGCCCCTCTGGCCTACATGCGTGGCCGCACCCTGAACAACAGCTTCATCATCCTCGACGAAAGCCAGAACACCACGCTCGAGCAGATGAAGATGTTCCTGACCCGCATCGGTTTCGGCTCTACCGCGGTGATCACCGGTGACATCACCCAGGTCGACCTGCCCCGTGGCACCAAGTCGGGCCTGGCGCACGTCATCGAGGTGCTGAAGGACGTTCCGGGGATCAGCTTTACCCATTTCCAACCCAAGGATGTGGTTCGTCACCCACTGGTTCAGCGTATCGTCGAAGCCTACGACCGCTTCGAAGCCCGCCAGCCCAAGCCCGAGGCGTCCGGCAAAGATGCTTGAACTTGATATCCAACGGGCCACGGATGCTGCCACTCCAGAAGACGCCGCCTTGCGCCGCTGGTGCGAATTGGCGTTGCGCCAGCGCAGCGCCGACTCGGAAATGACCATTCGCCTGGTCGACGAAGCCGAAGGCCGCGAGCTGAACCACACCTACCGGCACAAGGACTACGCGACCAATGTGTTGTCGTTCCCGGCCGATGTGCCCGATGACCTGCTCGATATCCCGCTGCTGGGCGACCTGGTCATCTGTGTAGCGGTGGTCGAGCGCGAAGCGGCCGAACAAGGCAAATCGCTGGAAGCGCACTGGGCGCACCTGGTCATCCACGGTTGCCTGCACTTGCTCGGCTACGACCACATCGAGGATGAGGAAGCCGAGGAAATGGAAAGCCTGGAACGGGAATTGCTGGCAGAACTGGGTCACCCCGACCCGTATGCCGATGATGAAACCGACACAATCACACACTGATACACGAAGGATCACGAGAACCGCCATGAGCGAAGATCGATCGAGCAACGGGCAGAAGTCCTGGCTGGGTAAACTGACCCAGGCTTTTGCCCATGAGCCGAAAAACCGCCAGGAGCTGCTTGAGCTGCTGCGCGAAGCCCATCAGAACAAATTGCTGGACAGCGAAGCGCTGACCATCGTCGAAGGCGCCATTCAGGTCGCCGACCTGCAAGTTCGCGACATCATGGTGCCGCGTTCGCAGATGAACAGCATCAAGGCCGGCCAGTCGCCTCGCGAGTTCCTGCCGGCGGTGATCGACGCCGCGCACTCGCGCTACCCGGTAATCGGCGAAAGCCATGACGATGTGCTCGGGATCCTGCTCGCCAAAGACTTGCTGCCGTTGATCCTCAAGGAGAACGGCGACAGCTTCAACATCAAGGACCTGCTGCGCCCGGCCACCTTCGTGCCCGAGTCCAAGCGCCTGAACGTGTTGCTGCGTGAATTCCGCGCCAACCACAACCACATGGCCATCGTCATCGACGAATATGGCGGCGTGGCGGGCCTGGTCACCATTGAGGACGTGCTGGAGCAGATCGTCGGCGATATCGAAGACGAGCACGACGTCGAGGAAGACAGCTACATCAAACCACTGCCCAGCGGTGATTTCCTGGTCAAAGCGCTTACCCCGATCGAGAACTTCAACGAGTTCTTCGACAGCGAGTTCTCCGATGACGAGTTCGACACGGTCGGCGGCCTGGTGATGAGCGCCTTTGGCCACCTGCCCAAGCGCAACGAAACCACTGAGATCGGGTCTTACAAGTTCCGTATTCTCAACGCCGACAGCCGGCGGATACACTTGCTGCGCCTGACCCCGATCACCCGTTAAGGACAAACATGCGTTGGATCACCCGCCCCGGCTGGCCCGGTAACCTGCTGGCCCTGGCGGCCGGTGCTTCCACCCTCCTGGCCCTGGCGCCGTTCGACATCTGGCCGTTGGCGGTGTTGTCCATCGCGGTGCTCTACCTTGGCCTGCGCGAGCTCAGCCCGCGCCAGGCCATGTGGCGTGGCTGGTGGTTTGGGTTTGGCCTGTATGGCGCCGGCACCTGGTGGATCTACGTCAGCATGAACACCTACGGCGGCGCCTCGCCGCTGCTGGCAATCGTGTTGCTGCTGGCGTTCTTCGCCGCACTGGCCTGGTTCTTCGCCCTGCCCACCTGGCTATGGGCGCGCTGGCTACGGCGCAACGAAGCACCACTGGCCGACGCCCTGTGCTTCGCCGCCCTCTGGCTACTGCAAGAGGCCTTCCGCGGCTGGTTCCTGACCGGTTTCCCCTGGCTCTACGCCGGCTATAGCCAACTGGACGGCCCGTTGGCCGGCCTTGCGCCACTGGGCGGGGTATGGCTGATTTCCTTCACCCTCGCCCTTACCGCCGCCCTGCTGTGCAACCTGCACCGCCTGCGCCCCCGCCCCTCGTTCCTGGCCGTGGCCAGCGTGCTGTTGCTGGCCCCCTGGGGGCTGGGCCTGGCGCTCAAGGGCCATGCCTGGACCATTCCGGCAGGCGATCCGCTGAAAGTGGCAGCGATCCAGGGCAACGTCGAGCAGGACCTGAAATGGGACCCCGCGCACATCGACGCGCAACTGGCGCTATACCGCGACCTGAGCTTCAGCTCCAGGCCGGTGGACCTGCTGGTGTGGCCGGAAACCGCCGTTCCGGTGCTCAAGGACCAGGCCCAGGGCTACATCGACGTGATGGGCCGCTTCGCCGCCGAGCGCCACTCGGCGCTGATCACGGGCGTGCCGGTGCGTGAAGAAGTGCACCACCAGCGCCGCTACTACAACGGCATCACCGTCACTGGCGAAGGCGACGGCACCTACCTCAAGCAGAAGCTGGTGCCATTTGGCGAGTATGTGCCGCTGCAAGACGTGCTGCGTGGGGCCATCGAGTTCTTCAACCTGCCCATGTCCGACTTCGCCCGCGGTCCGGAAGACCAGCCGCTGCTGCAGGCCAAGGGCTACCAGATTGCCCCTTACATCTGCTACGAGGTGGTCTACCCCGAGTTCGCCGCCGGCCTGGCTGCGCGTAGCGACCTGCTGCTGACCATCAGCAACGACACCTGGTTCGGCAAATCGATCGGCCCCTTGCAGCACCTGCAGATGGCGCAGATGCGCGCGCTGGAAGCCGGCCGCTGGATGATCCGCGCCACCAACAACGGCGTGACCGCGCTGATCGACCCGTTTGGCCGCATTACCACGCAGATTCCGCAGTTCCAGCAGGCCGTGCTGTATGGCGAGGTGGTGCCGATGCAGCAGCTGACGCCTTACCTGCAATGGCGCTCATGGCCGCTGGCGATTGTCTGTGCATTGCTGCTGGGCTGGGCGTTGCTGGCAGGGCGTATTGCAAAAACCGTCTGATTGACGATACGCGACCACTGTAGGAGCGGGTTTACCCGCGAATACGGTAGTCGCGGCAACGGTGAACGGCGGGTGGAGATTGGCCAGCAGGGCAGGCCCTTTCGCGGGCAAGCCCGGTCCTACAGGGGATTATGTAAGCCGGTGAATCAGTAGAACACCCGATACCCCACCAACCCCACCACTTCATTGAACAACTGCCCGCTCTGCCACATCGCCCGGCTCTCTGGCAGCAGCCCGCCAAACGGCCGCGCATGATCGCGCCCAAGGAACCCCACCGGCGCCGGCACCACCTCGAACCCCGCCTGTTCAAAACTCCAGCGTGAGCGCTGCATGTGCCAGGCCTGGGTCACCAGCACCACCCGGCGAAATCCCAAAGGCTGCAGCACCTTGGCCGTCAGCTGAGCATTTTCCCAGGTCGTGCGGCTGGCCTCTTCGCGCCATTTCACCTCGACAGCGAAATCTTCATGCAAGCGTTCCGCCATCAGCCTCGCCTCGCTGGGCGGCGTGCCGTAATGCAACCCACCACTGGTCAACACTGGCAGGCCCGAAGCCTTGGCCAGCCGCGCGGCAAAGCGCATCCGTTCCAGTGCCGTGGCCGTGGGCTGGTCACCGCCACCCCAGGCCGGGTCCCCGCGCTCGCGCCCGGCGCCCAGCACCACAATGGCATCCGCCCGGCTCGCCAGGCCGGCCCAGTCGCTCACGGCCAGCGGCGGCTCACTTTCCAGCACACGGGCGGTTTCCTGCACCACCAGCGGCAGGCTCATCAACCACAGGCCACCCAGCCCTACGCTAAAGCAAAGCGCCGCCAACCGGGGCCGCCGCGTACGCAGCCACCATGCCGCAAGCAGCAGCAAGAACAGCACGCCCGGCGGCATCAGCCATTGTTTGATGAAGAATCGGATCGGCATCGGCCACACCTCCTTGGCAGGCGTGCAGCCTAGAAGGATCGACGCCGGTCAACAAGTGCGTACCGGCGTCGATCTTGAGTTGTGTGATAGTGAAGAACCGGCGCGCGATAGCCTGCGCCTGGCGTCCTGAACGGCTAGCGATGTGGCAGCGTCCTGGATCTCGCCGTACTGGCGGGGCGTTTCTTGTCCTTGAGCCAGATGATCTTGGCCGATGTCGGCTCCGCTTGTGGGTAACTGCCGACAGGGGCATTGTGGCGCTCCGGAAGGGATTCCAGGTAGGCCTTGATCACTTCGAACTCTGCGTGGCTCAGGCCACGCAACTCAAGCTCAGCTGGCATCTCGTCGCGCAATCGCACCGAGGTCCTGGCCGTTTCCAGTGCCAGGCCAAGCCGGTCGATCAGGCGCTCGTAAAGCTCCGGTCTGATTGCGGGTAGCTGCGTCTCTCCCATCCGTTCACCTCATTGAAGGTAAGAATATCTCCCCCCACACCTGAGCTTAGCGTCGCTGCAAAAAGCAGCCGTGCGCCGCGACCAGCGGCCATTCGCAACGAAGGTTTCCCACGATGCGCGGCGCTGCTGTATGCTACGGCGTTCACTCTAAACGACACCGGAGTGCCGGACGCAGCGAGGTTCCGCTGCCTGGAACAAGGTCTCTTCTCTCTCAGCCAAAAGTAGCCATGCACGAACAATACACGCCCCGTGATATCGAAGCCGCCGCCCAGAAGTTCTGGGACGAGCAACAATCGTTCGCTGTTACCGAACAGCCAGGCAAAGACACCTACTATTGCCTATCGATGTTCCCGTACCCGAGCGGCAAGCTACACATGGGCCACGTGCGCAACTACACCATCGGTGACGTGATTGCCCGCTACCAGCGCATGCTGGGCAAGAACGTCCTGCAGCCGATGGGCTGGGACGCTTTCGGCATGCCCGCGGAAAACGCGGCGATGAAAAACAACGTCGCCCCGGCCAAGTGGACGTACGAAAACATCGACTACATGAAGACCCAGCTCAAGAGCCTGGGCCTGGCCATCGACTGGGCACGTGAAGTCACCACCTGCAAACCCGACTATTACCGTTGGGAGCAGTGGCTGTTCACCCGCCTGTTCGAAAAAGGCATCATCTACCGCAAGAACGGTACCGTGAACTGGGACCCGGCGGACCAGACCGTACTGGCCAACGAACAAGTCATCGACGGCCGTGGCTGGCGTTCGGGCGCGCTGATCGAGAAGCGCGAAATCCCGATGTACTACTTCCGCATCACCGATTACGCCGACGAGCTGCTGGAGAGCCTTGACGAGCTGCCGGGCTGGCCTGAGCAGGTCAAGACCATGCAGCGCAACTGGATCGGCAAATCGCGCGGCATGGAAGTCCAGTTCCCGTACGACAAGGCCAGCATCGGCCACGAAGGCACCCTCAAGGTCTTCACCACCCGTCCGGACACGCTGATGGGCGCCACCTATGTCGCCGTCGCCGCCGAGCACCCGCTGGCCACCCAGGCTGCGCAGGGCAACCCGGCGCTGCAGGCGTTCATCGATGAGTGCAAGAGCGGCAGCGTTGCCGAAGCCGACATGGCCACCCAGGAGAAGAAAGGCATGGCCACTTCCCTGCTGGTCGAGCACCCGCTCACCGGCGAGAAGCTGCCAGTATGGGTCGCCAACTACGTGCTGATGCACTACGGCGATGGCGCGGTAATGGCCGTGCCGGCCCACGACGAGCGCGACTTCGAGTTCGCCCACAAGTACAACTTGCCGGTCAAGGCCGTGGTGCGCACCAGCGCTGGCGATGAAGTCGGCAGCGAGTGGCAGGCCGCCTATGGTGAGCACGGCCAGCTGATCAACTCCGCAGAATTCGACGGCCTGGACTTTGCTGGCGCCTTCGACGCCATCGAAGCGGCCCTGATCCGCAAGGAACTGGGCAAATCGCGTACACAGTTCCGCCTGCGCGACTGGGGTATCAGCCGCCAGCGCTACTGGGGCTGCCCGATCCCGATCATCCACTGCCCGTCCTGCGGCGACGTCCCGGTGCCGGAAGACCAGCTGCCGGTCACCCTGCCGGAGAACGTGGTGCCGGACGGCGCCGGTTCGCCACTGGCACGCATGCCTGAATTCTACGAATGCAGCTGCCCGAAATGCGGTGCTGCGGCCAAGCGCGAAACCGACACCATGGACACCTTCGTCGAGTCGTCCTGGTACTTCGCCCGCTACGCCTCGCCAAACTACGACAAAGGCCTGGTCGACCCCAAAGCCGCCAACCACTGGCTGCCGGTAGATCAGTACATCGGCGGTATCGAACACGCGATCCTGCACCTGCTGTACGCGCGCTTCTTCCACAAGCTGATGCGTGACGAAGGCCTGGTCACCTCGAACGAGCCGTTCAAGAACCTGCTGACCCAGGGCATGGTGGTCGCCGAAACCTACTACCGCGTTGCCAGCAACGGCGGCAAGGACTGGTTCAACCCGGCCGATGTCGAAATCGAGCGTGATGCCAAAGCCAAGATCATTGGCGCCCGCCTGAAGACCGACGGCTTGCCGGTGGAAATCGGTGGCACCGAGAAAATGTCGAAGTCGAAAAACAACGGCGTCGACCCGCAGTCCATGATCGAAGCCTACGGCGCCGACACCTGCCGCCTGTTCATGATGTTCGCCTCGCCGCCCGACATGAGCCTGGAATGGTCCGACTCCGGCGTCGAAGGTGCCAGCCGCTTCCTGCGCCGTGTCTGGCGTCTGGCTCAGGCTCACGTCAGCCAGGGCCTGCCAGGCAAGCTGGATGTTGCCGCCCTGGACGACGCGCAAAAGGTCATCCGCCGCGCCATTCACGCTGCCATCAAGCAGGCCAGCACCGACGTGGGCCAGTTCCACAAGTTCAATACCGCCATCGCCCAGGTGATGACCGTGATGAACGTGCTGGAAAAGGCCCCGCAAGCCACCGAACAGGACCGCGCCCTGCTGCAGGAAGGCCTGGAAGCCGTCACCCTGCTGCTGGCGCCGATCACTCCGCACATCTCTCACGCGCTGTGGCAGCACCTGGGCCACGCAGGCTCGGTGATCGATGCCGCCTGGCCAAGCGTCGACGAACAGGCGCTGGTGCAGGACTCCATTACCTTGGTGGTTCAGGTCAACGGTAAACTGCGCGGCCAGGTCGAGATGCCTGCCGCTGCCAGCCGCGAAGAAGTCGAAGCCGCTGCCCGCAGCAACGAGAATGTCCTGCGCTTCATCGATGGCCTGACCATCCGCAAGGTCATCGTGGTACCGGGCAAGCTGGTCAACATCGTCGCCAACTGATGAAAACGCCCACCCGCATCGATTGCGGGTGGGCGGAACAGGCCCAAAAGGGAGCAACAACATGATCAAACGCAATTTGCTGGTAATCGGCCTGGCGGTCATGCTCAGCGCCTGCGGTTTCCAGCTGCGCGGCACCGGCGCCACCGAGCTGAGCGTGAAGGAAATGGACGTCAGCGCGCGCAATGCCTACGGCCCGACCGTGCTCCAGCTGCGTGAAGTGCTGGAACGTAGCGGCGTCAACGTGCACGCCGGCGCACCGTATCGCCTGGTGCTGACCAACGAACAGGAGCGCGAGCGCTCGGCGACCTACAACAGCGGCAACCGTACCGCCGAGTACGAGCTGACCACCAAGCTGGACTACAGCATCCTGGGCCTGAACAACCTGGAGCTGATGAGCGACAAGCTGGAGGTACGCAAGGTCTACGTGCGTGACGGCTCGAACATCACCGGCTCCGAGCAGGAAGCCAAACGCGCCCGCGAAGAAATGCGCCGCGACCTGGTCAACGCCATGGTCGTACGTTTGCAGATGCTGTCCCCGCCCCAACTGGATGAGCTGCAGCGTAAAGCAGACGAGCGCGCCCAAGCCGAAGCTGCCGCGCTGGAGGCTGCCCGCCGCCAGCAAGCCGAGACGCCTCAGCAATCGCCACTGGAAGTACCGGGCAACTAAGCCCGCGAGGGGCGCCCTCGGGCGCCCCGCCTGTTCCCCATGAAACTCGCCCCCGCCCAACTCAACAAGCACCTGCAAGGCGCCCTGGCACCGGTCTACGTGGTCAGTGGCGACGACCCGCTGCTGTGCCAGGAAGCCGCCGACGCCATCCGCAATGCCGCGCGTCAGCAAGGTTTCGATGAACGCCAGGTATTCAGTGCCGACGCCAACTTCGACTGGGGCACCCTGCTCCAGGCCGGTGCAAGCCTGTCGCTGTTCGCCCAGCGCCGCCTGCTGGAACTGCGCCTGCCCTCGGGCAAGCCCGGTGACAAGGGTGCCGCTGCGCTGATGGAATACTGCGCCAACCCCGCCGAAGACACGCTGCTGCTGATCAGCCTGCCCAAGCTCGACAGCAGTGCGCAGAAGACCAAGTGGGGCAAGGCATTGATCGAAGGCGCCCATTGCCAGTTCATCCAGATCTGGCCGGTGGATGTGCACCAGCTCCCGCAGTGGATCAACCAGCGCCTGCAACAGGCCGGCCTGTCAGCCCAGCGTGATGCCGTCGACCTGATTGCCGCGCGCGTGGAAGGCAACCTGCTGGCAGCCGCGCAGGAAATCGAAAAACTCAAGCTGCTGGCCGAAGGCAGCCAGATCACCGTGGAAACCGTGCAGGCTGCCGTCGCCGACAGTGCCCGCTTCGATGTCTTCGGCCTGGTCGATGCCATTCTCAACGGCGAGGCTGCGCATGCCCTGCGTATGCTCGAAGGCTTGCGCGGTGAAGGTGTGGAGCCGCCAGTCATCCTCTGGGCCTTGGCCCGTGAGCTGCGCCAACTGGCGGGGCTAGCCCAGCAGTTCAGCCAAGGCGTGCCATTGGACAAAGCGTTCAGCCAGGCCCGCCCGCCCATCTGGGACAAACGCCGACCGCTGGTCAGCAAGGCCCTGCAGCGCCTCTCGGCGCAGCGTTGGGCGCAACTGCTGCAGGATGCCCAGCGAATCGATGCGCAGATCAAAGGGCAGGCTGAAGGTTCGCCGTGGATTGGCCTGGCGCGGCTGTCGCTGTTGATGGCTGGCCAGCGCCTGGCCCTCCCTCCCGAGTAACTGCGGCCGTCGTAGGAGCGGGTTTACCCGCGAAGAGGCCGGACCTGCTAATCAATCTCCACCCACCGTTCACCGTTGCCGCCGCCACCGTATTCGCGGGTAAACCCGCTCCTACACATAGGCACCAGCGCCTCGACCATATACACAATCAATTGGCCCCCACCCTTCGGGGGGCCTACAGTGCGCCCGAAACTCACCCAACCCGGGAAGCCCACCATGAGCAAAAAGCCGAAAAAGCACGGCCCCAACAAGGCCAAGTCCATCGTTGCCCAGCCACTGTTCCGCTGCCGCCAGGAACAACCGAACAAGGGCAAAGGCAGCTACCGCCGCGAAGCCTTCCAATCGAGAGATTGGGAGGCTTCCTACTTTTTGGCTGCATGAAAGCATCGCAAGCGCAGGCATGGTATGGTCGTCACCTGACCTGCAACTCTGGATCTGTGCATGCTCTTCCGTCTTATCCCCCGCTGGGAAACCCGCCAGCTGATCGCGGCCTCCAGCTTCATCCTGCTCGTGGCCTGTGCGGAAAAGCCCACCGCCGCCGACGCGCTGCCGCTGGCCCCTGCCCAACCCAATCCCGTGGTGACCGTGCCCGGCGCAACGCCCGACGTCAGCACTGACATCCAGCCCCTGCAAACCTTCGCCCAATGGCAAGCGGGCTTCCGCGAGCAGGCCCTGCAAGCCGGCATTTCGCCGAGCACCTTCGACCGCGCCTTCCTCGGTGTCACCCCCGACCTGGACGTGATCAAGGCAGACCGCAGCCAGCCGGAGTTCACCCGCCCGGTGTGGGAATACCTCGAAGGCGCCCTGTCGCCCCTGCGTGTGCGCAACGGCAAGAAGCTGCTGGAGCAGAACGCCGAGCTGCTGACTCGCCTTGAGCAACGCTATGGCGTGGACCGCCAGGTGCTGGTCGCGGTGTGGGGCATGGAAAGCAACTTCGGCCAGTTCCAGGGCAGCAAGTCGGTGATCCGCTCGCTGGCCACTTTGGCCTATGAGGGCCGCCGCCCACAGTTCGCCCAGGATCAGCTGATTGCCGCGCTGCAGATCATCCAGCATGGTGACATCCAGCCTGAAGCCATGCGTGGCTCGTGGGCCGGCGCCATGGGCCAGACCCAGTTCATCCCGACCACCTACAACACCCATGCCGTGGACTTCGACGGCGATGGCCGCCGCGACATCTGGAACAGCACACCAGACGCCCTGGCCTCAACAGCGCACTACCTGCAGAGTTCGGGCTGGAAACGCGGCCAACCGTGGGGCTTCGAGGTACAGGTGCCGGCCGGCTTCGACTTCTGGCAGGCCGATGGTGCACTGCGCAAACCGGTGAGTGAATGGCTGGCGATGGGCGTGAAACTGCCAGCGGGTACCCAGCTGCCGGCAGGTAGCAACCAGCTGTCTGCCGCCCTGCTGCTGCCGGCCGGTGCACGCGGCCCGGCGTTCCTGGTGCTGGACAACTTCCGCGCCATCCTCAAATACAACAACTCGTCGTCCTATGCCCTGGCGGTGAGCCTGCTCGGGGATCGCTTCAGCGGCTGGGGCTTCATTGCCGGCAGCTGGCCGAAAGAGGACCTGCCGCTCAGCCGCACCGAGCGCATGGAGTTGCAGAACTTGCTGAACAGCCGCGGGCATGATGCGGGTAATGCCGATGGCATTATCGGGGCCAATACCCGCAAGGCAATCCGCAATGCCCAGCAAGGGCTGGGATGGCCGGCGGATGGCTACCCGACCCACAAGCTGCTTGAGAGCCTGCGCCAGCAGTAAGCATTCCGGGGCCGCTGCGCGGCCCCGGTAATCTCACGCCCTGAACAGATCCTGCTCCAGCACCAGTGTTTGCTGAACACTGTCCAGCCTCACCCGAGCCCCCAGGGGCAAGCATACATTCGGGTCACAGTGCCCGCTGCGCCAACCCGCCAGCACCGGCACACCCAGCGGTGCAAACGTATCCTCCAGCAACGGCGTCAGCGCCGCTGTGGTAATCCCGGCAAAGTCGCCCACCAGCACGCCCTTG encodes:
- the leuS gene encoding leucine--tRNA ligase produces the protein MHEQYTPRDIEAAAQKFWDEQQSFAVTEQPGKDTYYCLSMFPYPSGKLHMGHVRNYTIGDVIARYQRMLGKNVLQPMGWDAFGMPAENAAMKNNVAPAKWTYENIDYMKTQLKSLGLAIDWAREVTTCKPDYYRWEQWLFTRLFEKGIIYRKNGTVNWDPADQTVLANEQVIDGRGWRSGALIEKREIPMYYFRITDYADELLESLDELPGWPEQVKTMQRNWIGKSRGMEVQFPYDKASIGHEGTLKVFTTRPDTLMGATYVAVAAEHPLATQAAQGNPALQAFIDECKSGSVAEADMATQEKKGMATSLLVEHPLTGEKLPVWVANYVLMHYGDGAVMAVPAHDERDFEFAHKYNLPVKAVVRTSAGDEVGSEWQAAYGEHGQLINSAEFDGLDFAGAFDAIEAALIRKELGKSRTQFRLRDWGISRQRYWGCPIPIIHCPSCGDVPVPEDQLPVTLPENVVPDGAGSPLARMPEFYECSCPKCGAAAKRETDTMDTFVESSWYFARYASPNYDKGLVDPKAANHWLPVDQYIGGIEHAILHLLYARFFHKLMRDEGLVTSNEPFKNLLTQGMVVAETYYRVASNGGKDWFNPADVEIERDAKAKIIGARLKTDGLPVEIGGTEKMSKSKNNGVDPQSMIEAYGADTCRLFMMFASPPDMSLEWSDSGVEGASRFLRRVWRLAQAHVSQGLPGKLDVAALDDAQKVIRRAIHAAIKQASTDVGQFHKFNTAIAQVMTVMNVLEKAPQATEQDRALLQEGLEAVTLLLAPITPHISHALWQHLGHAGSVIDAAWPSVDEQALVQDSITLVVQVNGKLRGQVEMPAAASREEVEAAARSNENVLRFIDGLTIRKVIVVPGKLVNIVAN
- the lptE gene encoding LPS assembly lipoprotein LptE, whose amino-acid sequence is MIKRNLLVIGLAVMLSACGFQLRGTGATELSVKEMDVSARNAYGPTVLQLREVLERSGVNVHAGAPYRLVLTNEQERERSATYNSGNRTAEYELTTKLDYSILGLNNLELMSDKLEVRKVYVRDGSNITGSEQEAKRAREEMRRDLVNAMVVRLQMLSPPQLDELQRKADERAQAEAAALEAARRQQAETPQQSPLEVPGN
- the holA gene encoding DNA polymerase III subunit delta, with product MKLAPAQLNKHLQGALAPVYVVSGDDPLLCQEAADAIRNAARQQGFDERQVFSADANFDWGTLLQAGASLSLFAQRRLLELRLPSGKPGDKGAAALMEYCANPAEDTLLLISLPKLDSSAQKTKWGKALIEGAHCQFIQIWPVDVHQLPQWINQRLQQAGLSAQRDAVDLIAARVEGNLLAAAQEIEKLKLLAEGSQITVETVQAAVADSARFDVFGLVDAILNGEAAHALRMLEGLRGEGVEPPVILWALARELRQLAGLAQQFSQGVPLDKAFSQARPPIWDKRRPLVSKALQRLSAQRWAQLLQDAQRIDAQIKGQAEGSPWIGLARLSLLMAGQRLALPPE
- the arfA gene encoding alternative ribosome rescue factor ArfA, giving the protein MSKKPKKHGPNKAKSIVAQPLFRCRQEQPNKGKGSYRREAFQSRDWEASYFLAA
- a CDS encoding lytic murein transglycosylase, producing MLFRLIPRWETRQLIAASSFILLVACAEKPTAADALPLAPAQPNPVVTVPGATPDVSTDIQPLQTFAQWQAGFREQALQAGISPSTFDRAFLGVTPDLDVIKADRSQPEFTRPVWEYLEGALSPLRVRNGKKLLEQNAELLTRLEQRYGVDRQVLVAVWGMESNFGQFQGSKSVIRSLATLAYEGRRPQFAQDQLIAALQIIQHGDIQPEAMRGSWAGAMGQTQFIPTTYNTHAVDFDGDGRRDIWNSTPDALASTAHYLQSSGWKRGQPWGFEVQVPAGFDFWQADGALRKPVSEWLAMGVKLPAGTQLPAGSNQLSAALLLPAGARGPAFLVLDNFRAILKYNNSSSYALAVSLLGDRFSGWGFIAGSWPKEDLPLSRTERMELQNLLNSRGHDAGNADGIIGANTRKAIRNAQQGLGWPADGYPTHKLLESLRQQ